A stretch of Clostridia bacterium DNA encodes these proteins:
- a CDS encoding class II aldolase/adducin family protein: MSGPEAAARRVLADACHRLDRLGLVHATAGNVSMRLGDAVLVTPTGAALGTIAPEDFVRVTMDGEAADGRRPSSELRLHLALYRRTGAGAVVHTHSPYATAMTFQGRALPMATDEAAAVLHEVPLVSYEPPGSAELAEAAAAAAEGRCALLLERHGVVTWAGDLERAVAIAELVEATARHVYILETWGGRP; this comes from the coding sequence GTGAGCGGGCCGGAAGCGGCGGCGCGCAGGGTGCTGGCCGACGCCTGCCACCGCCTCGACCGCCTGGGCCTCGTCCACGCGACGGCCGGCAACGTCAGCATGCGGCTCGGCGACGCCGTGCTCGTCACGCCCACGGGCGCCGCGCTGGGAACGATCGCGCCGGAGGACTTCGTGCGCGTCACGATGGACGGCGAGGCGGCGGACGGGCGCCGGCCATCGTCCGAGCTCAGGCTTCACCTGGCCCTGTACCGGCGGACCGGCGCGGGCGCCGTCGTCCACACGCACAGCCCGTACGCGACGGCCATGACGTTCCAGGGCCGCGCGCTGCCCATGGCGACGGACGAGGCGGCCGCCGTGCTCCACGAAGTGCCGCTCGTTTCGTACGAGCCGCCGGGCAGCGCGGAGCTGGCCGAGGCTGCGGCCGCCGCGGCGGAGGGACGTTGCGCGCTGCTCCTGGAGCGGCACGGCGTCGTCACCTGGGCGGGAGACCTGGAACGTGCCGTGGCCATCGCCGAACTCGTGGAGGCGACGGCGCGGCACGTCTACATTTTGGAGACCTGGGGAGGCCGGCCGTGA